In Stutzerimonas stutzeri, a genomic segment contains:
- a CDS encoding peptidase U32 family protein, whose protein sequence is MSLPQHQLELLSPARDVSIAKEAILHGADAVYIGGPSFGARHNAENSVADIAELVTFAHLFHARVFVTINTILHDDELEPARALIWQLYEIGVDALIVQDMGVMEMDIPPIELHASTQTDIRTLERAKFLDKAGFSQLVLARELNLQEIRAISDATDAAIEFFIHGALCVAFSGQCNISHAQNGRSANRGDCSQACRLPYTLKDDQGRVVAFDKHLLSMKDNNQSANLRALVDAGVRSFKIEGRYKDVSYVKNITAYYRQRLDEILEDRTDLTRASSGRTDHFFVPDPDKTFHRGSTDYFVTDRKIDIGAFDSPTFTGLAVGEVLKVGKHDLTVQTREPLSNGDGLNVLVKREVVGFRASVVEPLGQTEEDGQSLMQYRVEPNEMPAALRQLRPNHPLNRNLDHNWQNALLKTSAERRVGVRWLAKLQADELELHVTSEEGAYATVSLAGPFGEAKKPEQVPAQIADLLSQLGTTIYHAEEVDVDAPQAFFIPNSQLKALRREAIEALTEAREAIRPLGSRKAVSVPPPVYPESHLTFLANVYNEKARTFYQRYGVELIDAAFEAHEETGEVPVMITKHCLRFSFNLCPKQAKGVTGVRTKVAPMQLVHGDEVLTLKFDCKPCEMHVIGKIKGNILNLPQPGSANSVVGHITPADLMKTIRSKPAR, encoded by the coding sequence ATGTCCCTACCCCAGCACCAACTCGAACTGCTCAGCCCTGCGCGTGATGTTTCCATCGCCAAGGAAGCCATCCTGCATGGCGCCGATGCGGTGTACATCGGCGGGCCGAGTTTCGGTGCGCGGCACAACGCCGAGAACAGCGTGGCGGACATTGCCGAGCTGGTGACCTTTGCGCATCTGTTCCATGCGCGGGTCTTCGTCACCATCAACACCATCCTCCATGACGACGAGCTAGAGCCTGCGCGCGCGCTGATTTGGCAGCTGTATGAGATCGGTGTGGATGCGCTGATCGTCCAGGACATGGGCGTGATGGAAATGGACATTCCGCCGATCGAGCTGCACGCCAGCACCCAGACCGACATCCGCACCCTGGAGCGCGCCAAGTTTCTCGACAAGGCCGGTTTTTCGCAGCTGGTGCTGGCCCGCGAACTGAACCTGCAGGAAATCCGCGCGATCAGCGATGCTACCGATGCAGCCATCGAGTTCTTCATTCACGGCGCCCTCTGCGTGGCGTTCTCCGGCCAGTGCAACATCTCCCATGCGCAAAACGGCCGCAGCGCCAACCGCGGTGACTGCTCCCAGGCCTGCCGCCTGCCCTACACGCTCAAGGACGACCAGGGCCGCGTCGTCGCTTTCGACAAGCACCTGTTGTCGATGAAAGACAACAACCAGAGCGCCAACCTGCGCGCGCTGGTGGATGCAGGCGTACGCTCGTTCAAGATCGAAGGACGTTACAAGGATGTGAGCTACGTGAAGAACATCACCGCTTACTACCGCCAGCGCCTGGACGAGATTCTCGAAGACCGCACCGACCTGACCCGCGCTTCCAGCGGTCGGACCGATCACTTCTTCGTGCCGGACCCGGACAAGACCTTCCACCGCGGCAGCACCGACTACTTCGTCACCGACCGCAAGATCGACATCGGCGCCTTCGATTCGCCGACCTTCACCGGTCTGGCCGTGGGCGAAGTGCTCAAGGTCGGCAAGCACGACCTCACCGTGCAGACCCGCGAGCCACTGTCCAACGGTGACGGTCTGAACGTGCTGGTCAAACGCGAGGTGGTGGGTTTTCGCGCCAGCGTGGTCGAGCCGCTGGGACAGACCGAAGAGGATGGCCAGTCGCTCATGCAGTACCGCGTCGAGCCTAACGAGATGCCGGCGGCCCTGCGCCAGCTGCGTCCGAACCATCCGCTGAACCGCAACCTGGATCACAACTGGCAGAACGCACTGCTGAAGACCTCTGCCGAGCGCCGCGTTGGGGTCCGCTGGTTGGCCAAACTGCAGGCAGACGAGCTTGAGCTGCATGTCACTAGCGAGGAAGGCGCCTACGCTACTGTCTCGCTGGCCGGCCCCTTCGGCGAAGCCAAGAAGCCTGAACAAGTACCCGCCCAGATCGCAGACCTGCTGAGCCAGCTGGGCACAACCATCTACCACGCCGAAGAAGTAGACGTCGACGCGCCCCAGGCGTTCTTCATCCCCAACTCGCAACTCAAGGCCCTGCGCCGCGAGGCCATCGAAGCACTCACCGAGGCCCGCGAAGCCATCCGTCCGCTGGGCAGCCGCAAGGCTGTCAGTGTGCCGCCGCCGGTGTATCCCGAGTCGCACCTGACCTTCCTCGCCAACGTCTACAACGAAAAGGCGCGCACCTTCTACCAGCGTTACGGTGTCGAGCTGATCGATGCGGCCTTCGAGGCCCACGAAGAGACCGGCGAAGTGCCGGTGATGATCACCAAGCACTGCCTGCGATTCTCCTTCAACTTGTGCCCGAAGCAGGCCAAGGGCGTGACGGGCGTACGCACCAAGGTCGCCCCGATGCAGCTTGTACACGGCGACGAGGTGCTGACCCTGAAGTTCGACTGCAAGCCTTGCGAGATGCACGTGATCGGCAAGATCAAGGGCAACATCCTCAATCTGCCGCAGCCAGGCAGCGCCAACAGCGTGGTCGGCCACATCACGCCGGCCGACCTGATGAAGACCATCCGTAGCAAGCCGGCACGCTGA
- a CDS encoding ankyrin repeat domain-containing protein produces MRTQFQIGLATLWLACMPAEAHSIDIGWIRLTSRVQLDAPETPVSASSGSLLFAETEDTEPRPHKTLLSAHQQLLYLNIYRDPDYRERAYKFGPLPLFERSELQHCIRDGRRFDADNWAGEFSPSEGLLLLGYSVSCADYRHWQDDRFILLDTRTPGTPLLAIGRPTTAEQISLTPLQPMPEGLGEQWLKRLNGDSGARHYSLPSAPTYFMLDQTMPSEDGEQALRKLRRLHTNAFAHKGNAETLEPLRDFLTKHDYRQLGVGIRDVPRLLNDIAFWLAAAGDPEAARPLLEEVLQREPDRIAVQLNLADIDWQLYRLNPNLGLYEARALERYRIYCGLRLTRQLSIPKRVLERLQLSEASEQACRPHWPLLNAVRADDLSLVQRLLDQGVSGHVVGDDGQSALMLALHKPNLEIAQRLVAAGARLTGLYPYRTQLAQALALDLKEDPELARPTRFRFLAAAGAPFEEPELNDQTLLMQYASNPRDLRVLEELLRHRQNVDHRNKDGNNAMQRALTAGNFKAADMLLDAGAQPNQLFDGRLHCKNMDTAYSPIQLLANASQSERSHDDETRRVSLASFAKMLKAGADLTLGQRCGLRGKDVLLESLVRARRDDMMALLDSTDSPRQPTD; encoded by the coding sequence ATGCGAACACAGTTTCAAATCGGGCTCGCAACGCTCTGGCTAGCATGCATGCCAGCAGAGGCACACAGTATCGACATCGGCTGGATACGTTTAACTTCACGTGTCCAGCTAGATGCCCCCGAGACGCCTGTCAGTGCCAGCTCAGGCAGCCTACTATTTGCGGAAACGGAAGACACCGAACCCAGGCCTCATAAAACACTGCTGAGCGCACATCAGCAGCTGCTCTACCTGAATATTTACCGCGATCCTGATTACCGCGAGCGGGCGTACAAATTCGGGCCGTTGCCACTTTTTGAACGATCAGAGTTGCAGCACTGTATCCGAGACGGCCGGCGCTTCGACGCGGATAACTGGGCCGGTGAGTTCAGCCCCTCGGAGGGCTTGCTCCTGCTTGGTTACAGCGTAAGTTGTGCCGACTATCGCCACTGGCAGGACGATCGTTTCATTCTGCTCGATACGAGAACCCCAGGCACGCCGTTACTGGCGATTGGCCGCCCCACCACTGCCGAGCAGATTAGCCTGACGCCTCTGCAGCCTATGCCCGAAGGACTCGGAGAACAGTGGCTAAAGCGCCTCAACGGGGATTCGGGCGCGCGACATTATTCATTACCAAGCGCGCCGACCTATTTCATGCTCGACCAAACCATGCCTTCCGAAGACGGTGAACAAGCCCTCAGGAAGCTACGTCGCCTGCATACGAACGCATTCGCCCACAAAGGCAACGCAGAAACCCTGGAACCCCTCCGTGATTTCCTGACCAAGCACGACTATCGGCAGTTAGGTGTTGGCATACGAGATGTACCTCGCCTGCTAAACGATATTGCATTCTGGCTAGCCGCTGCCGGAGACCCCGAGGCCGCCCGGCCACTGCTTGAGGAAGTTCTACAGCGGGAGCCAGATCGTATCGCCGTGCAACTTAATCTGGCCGACATCGACTGGCAGCTTTATCGGCTGAACCCTAACCTCGGCCTTTATGAAGCCCGTGCGTTGGAACGCTACCGAATCTATTGCGGTCTGCGCTTAACCCGCCAACTTTCTATTCCGAAGCGGGTATTGGAGCGTCTCCAGCTGAGCGAAGCCAGCGAACAGGCATGTCGTCCACATTGGCCGCTGCTAAACGCGGTCAGAGCAGACGATCTATCTCTGGTTCAACGTCTTCTTGACCAAGGCGTTTCCGGTCATGTCGTGGGCGACGATGGTCAAAGTGCGTTGATGCTGGCACTGCATAAGCCCAACCTAGAAATAGCCCAACGTCTGGTTGCAGCCGGTGCCCGACTAACTGGGCTCTATCCCTACCGAACGCAGCTTGCACAAGCGCTCGCATTGGATTTGAAGGAAGATCCCGAACTCGCCCGCCCGACACGCTTTAGGTTCCTGGCAGCTGCAGGCGCACCGTTCGAAGAGCCAGAGCTGAACGATCAGACTTTACTCATGCAATACGCAAGTAATCCCCGCGACCTGCGAGTGTTGGAGGAGCTGTTGCGCCATCGGCAGAACGTCGACCATCGAAACAAGGACGGCAACAATGCTATGCAGCGCGCACTAACCGCGGGCAACTTCAAGGCTGCCGACATGCTTTTGGACGCTGGCGCACAGCCCAACCAGCTATTTGATGGTCGCCTGCATTGCAAGAACATGGATACCGCCTACAGCCCAATCCAACTTTTAGCCAATGCATCGCAATCTGAGCGCAGCCATGACGATGAAACACGGCGCGTCAGTCTTGCATCCTTCGCAAAAATGCTGAAAGCAGGCGCTGATCTTACGCTTGGGCAGCGCTGTGGATTGCGTGGAAAAGATGTCCTCTTGGAATCCCTGGTCCGTGCGCGCAGAGACGACATGATGGCTCTACTCGACAGTACCGACTCGCCGCGTCAGCCCACCGACTGA
- a CDS encoding PPE family protein, SVP subgroup, translating to MQTLSVPRCWTSSSSEEEGAAKLAPLASKTPAAIRDLMVFPCKGVPGKAAVIVLARQLRGHVERTGRRPRITRFLRSGTAGA from the coding sequence GTGCAGACCTTGAGTGTGCCACGCTGCTGGACGTCATCGAGCAGCGAAGAAGAGGGCGCGGCGAAACTCGCGCCACTGGCCAGCAAGACGCCAGCTGCAATCAGAGATCTCATGGTGTTTCCTTGCAAGGGCGTGCCAGGGAAGGCAGCGGTTATTGTTCTGGCCCGCCAGTTACGCGGGCATGTCGAACGTACCGGACGGCGGCCTCGAATCACAAGGTTTTTACGGAGCGGAACCGCAGGCGCCTGA
- a CDS encoding transporter substrate-binding domain-containing protein, translating to MRSLIAAGVLLASGASFAAPSSSLLDDVQQRGTLKVCTTGDYKPYTFLRDDKQYEGIDIALTESLAKSLGVKVEWIPTTWKTLMPDFLEQCDMAVGGVSISLERQKKAFFSDPIAVDGKIPFVRCDEVEKYQTIEQLNQPSVRLIEPSGGTNEAFVHRELPKAQLELFHDNTVIFKSVADNKADVMITDSSEAQYQQRNYQTLCAVNPDKPLQYSEKAFLLPRDDVAFKAYVDQWLHLSKATGEYQRIADKWLAKPGE from the coding sequence ATGAGATCTCTGATTGCAGCTGGCGTCTTGCTGGCCAGTGGCGCGAGTTTCGCCGCGCCCTCTTCTTCGCTGCTCGATGACGTCCAGCAGCGTGGCACACTCAAGGTCTGCACGACGGGCGATTACAAGCCCTACACCTTCCTGCGCGACGACAAGCAGTACGAGGGCATCGACATCGCCCTTACCGAGTCGCTCGCCAAATCGCTGGGCGTGAAGGTTGAGTGGATTCCGACGACCTGGAAGACGCTGATGCCGGACTTCCTGGAACAGTGCGACATGGCAGTCGGCGGTGTTTCCATATCGCTCGAGCGGCAGAAGAAGGCCTTCTTCAGCGATCCGATTGCGGTGGACGGCAAGATTCCCTTCGTCCGCTGCGACGAGGTCGAGAAGTACCAGACCATCGAACAGCTCAATCAGCCTTCGGTCCGCCTGATCGAGCCGTCGGGCGGCACCAACGAGGCCTTCGTACATCGCGAATTGCCCAAGGCGCAGCTGGAGTTGTTCCATGACAACACCGTGATCTTCAAATCCGTCGCCGACAACAAGGCCGACGTGATGATCACAGACTCATCCGAGGCGCAGTATCAGCAACGCAACTACCAGACGCTGTGCGCGGTGAACCCCGACAAGCCACTGCAATACAGTGAAAAGGCTTTCCTGTTGCCACGTGACGATGTGGCATTCAAGGCTTACGTCGATCAGTGGTTGCACCTGAGCAAAGCCACCGGCGAATACCAGCGCATCGCCGACAAGTGGCTGGCAAAACCCGGCGAGTGA
- a CDS encoding TonB-dependent siderophore receptor, whose amino-acid sequence MPEVQIVDAPVESDQGYGARQVSSASKGSVPIREEAQSVNVVTPQIIDDFAVQSLDDAMKFVSGVSQSNTLGNTKDAFIKRGFGTNADGSFLRDGIRSSLSRNFSATTERVEVLKGPASLLYGALDPGGLINVISKQPLYSQSTTLGGSLYSEGGGSTFLDTTGPLGDSGFAYRLIAERQHEDYWRNYGVDEHTLVAPSLSWVGERASLNLAYEYNDYATPFDRGTVFVDGRPADVDYDKRLDETWAKAVGISETATARFEYELSDRWKTRLSYGWNNDRYGLSIAQPISLSASGQLTRAANGAHYDYETRYASWDFIGQSELFGQRHDVLVGVDNEVSDQYRGKTYRNPNATRRAIDIYDPVLGELAAPSVVSSTQSNQRSELESTSLYFKDNWHLDDRWIVVLGGRYQAYEQYSAQGLGADHVVNLDERDHTFVPFAGLVYEVNDALSLYGNYSRSFVPNTSLDDAGNTFEPEQGRSYELGAKYAIMPGLSANLALFDIKKDNVVTTTTVAGVSISDAAGTVGSRGLELDISGRIADRWDLIGTYAYTRTEILDDPQDEGNRLTQAPEHTASLYLTHHLRVPTELGEWHAGGGARYVGERARNNANDYWMSSYTVADAFLRWEYPLLGQKTRLQFNVDNLFDKQYYPSSTGSELQVNVGEPRTARLSASVTF is encoded by the coding sequence TTGCCTGAAGTTCAGATTGTCGATGCGCCTGTCGAGTCGGACCAGGGCTATGGGGCGCGGCAAGTCAGCAGTGCAAGCAAGGGCAGCGTGCCGATCCGTGAAGAGGCACAATCGGTTAATGTGGTGACGCCCCAGATCATCGACGACTTTGCCGTGCAATCGCTGGACGACGCGATGAAGTTCGTCAGCGGAGTCAGTCAGAGCAATACCCTCGGTAATACCAAGGATGCGTTCATCAAGCGTGGCTTTGGCACCAATGCGGACGGGTCATTCCTGCGCGACGGCATCCGCTCAAGTCTCTCGCGCAATTTCAGCGCCACCACCGAGCGTGTCGAGGTGCTCAAGGGACCTGCTTCGCTGCTCTACGGCGCGCTTGATCCGGGCGGCCTGATCAATGTGATCAGCAAACAGCCGCTGTACAGCCAGAGCACCACGCTCGGTGGTTCGCTGTACAGCGAGGGCGGCGGTAGCACCTTTCTCGACACCACCGGCCCGCTGGGCGACAGTGGGTTCGCTTATCGGCTGATCGCCGAGCGTCAGCACGAGGATTACTGGCGCAACTACGGTGTTGACGAGCACACCCTGGTCGCGCCCTCGCTGAGCTGGGTCGGCGAGCGTGCCAGCCTGAACCTGGCCTATGAATACAACGACTACGCCACCCCCTTCGATCGCGGCACGGTGTTCGTCGACGGCCGTCCTGCTGATGTGGACTACGACAAGCGCCTGGATGAAACCTGGGCGAAAGCGGTGGGAATCAGCGAGACCGCCACGGCGCGCTTCGAGTACGAGCTCAGCGACCGCTGGAAGACGCGCCTCAGCTACGGCTGGAACAACGACCGCTACGGTCTTTCCATCGCCCAGCCAATCTCCTTGTCAGCTTCCGGCCAGTTGACCCGTGCGGCCAACGGCGCGCACTACGACTATGAAACACGCTACGCCAGCTGGGACTTCATCGGCCAGTCCGAACTGTTCGGCCAGCGTCACGACGTGCTGGTCGGCGTCGACAATGAAGTGTCGGACCAATACCGCGGCAAGACCTACCGCAACCCCAACGCGACCCGCCGCGCCATCGATATCTACGACCCGGTGCTAGGCGAGCTGGCTGCGCCAAGCGTGGTCAGTTCGACGCAGAGCAATCAGCGCAGCGAGCTGGAGTCGACATCGCTGTACTTCAAGGACAACTGGCATCTGGATGACCGCTGGATAGTGGTGCTGGGTGGGCGCTACCAGGCCTACGAGCAATATTCCGCCCAGGGGCTGGGTGCCGATCACGTGGTCAACCTCGACGAGCGCGATCACACCTTTGTGCCCTTCGCCGGGTTGGTCTATGAGGTCAACGATGCGCTTTCGCTGTATGGCAATTACAGCCGCTCGTTCGTACCCAACACCAGCCTGGACGATGCCGGTAACACCTTCGAGCCAGAGCAGGGGCGCAGTTACGAGCTGGGTGCCAAGTACGCGATCATGCCGGGGCTGAGCGCGAATCTCGCGCTGTTCGACATAAAGAAGGACAACGTAGTAACCACCACGACCGTCGCCGGCGTGAGCATCAGCGATGCCGCCGGAACCGTCGGTTCGCGGGGGCTGGAGCTGGATATCAGCGGTCGTATCGCTGACCGCTGGGACCTCATCGGCACCTACGCGTACACCCGCACCGAAATCCTCGATGACCCGCAGGACGAAGGCAATCGCCTGACCCAGGCGCCAGAACATACCGCCAGCCTGTACCTGACTCACCACCTGCGTGTACCGACCGAGCTGGGCGAGTGGCATGCCGGTGGCGGCGCGCGCTACGTGGGCGAACGCGCTCGCAACAACGCCAACGATTACTGGATGAGCAGCTATACCGTGGCCGACGCCTTTCTGCGTTGGGAATATCCGCTGCTGGGCCAGAAGACCCGGCTGCAGTTCAACGTCGACAACCTGTTCGACAAACAGTACTACCCGTCGAGCACGGGCAGCGAGCTGCAGGTCAACGTGGGTGAGCCGAGAACCGCACGCTTGAGCGCCAGTGTGACCTTCTAG
- a CDS encoding septal ring lytic transglycosylase RlpA family protein translates to MLNGSIRWIVALSLIATLFGCSTPPPKEPLPGAKPQPSTEQGDVIGSGKASYYGSQHHNKLTASGERFDQTSLSAAHRTLPFGTKVRVINTRNGNSVVVRINDRGPFVRGRIIDLSKAAFQSIGNIRSGVLRVRLEKVD, encoded by the coding sequence ATGCTCAATGGGTCAATTCGCTGGATCGTCGCGTTGTCGCTGATCGCGACGCTTTTCGGTTGCTCGACACCTCCGCCCAAGGAGCCACTACCAGGCGCCAAACCCCAGCCTTCGACCGAGCAGGGGGACGTCATCGGTTCGGGCAAGGCTTCGTATTACGGCAGCCAGCATCACAACAAGCTGACCGCCAGCGGCGAACGCTTCGATCAAACCTCACTGTCCGCAGCCCATCGCACCCTGCCCTTCGGCACAAAGGTCCGCGTCATCAATACCCGCAACGGCAATAGCGTGGTCGTGCGTATCAATGACCGCGGACCGTTCGTGCGGGGGCGCATCATCGATCTGTCGAAAGCAGCGTTCCAGAGCATCGGCAATATCCGCTCCGGAGTTCTTCGGGTGCGCCTGGAAAAGGTCGACTGA